Proteins encoded in a region of the Zea mays cultivar B73 chromosome 4, Zm-B73-REFERENCE-NAM-5.0, whole genome shotgun sequence genome:
- the LOC100274330 gene encoding transcription factor TDR isoform X1 codes for MTSAGDPISILIPDTQARPRNPRACMLPADAYLRFVFMAAAAYCCECDVQAAAGTVLQSSGEAIVAGAMGGGVHHHHPCVAADGDGAGAGPGPASVEAALRPLVGVDAWDYCVYWRLSPDQRFLEMAGFCCSSQFEAQLPALGDLPPSIQLDSSSAGMHAEAMVSNQPIWQSSRVPELQTGYSSGMVQEPGSSGGPRTRLLVPVAGGLVELFAARYMAEEEQMAELVMAQCGVPSGGEGGAWPPGFAWDGGASDASRGMYGDAVPPSLSLFDAAGSVAADPFQAVQQAPGAGGGGVDDVAGWQYAAAAGSELEAVQLQQEQQPRDADSGSEVSDMQGDPEDDGDGDAQGRGGGKGGGKRQQCKNLEAERKRRKKLNERLYKLRSLVPNISKMDRAAILGDAIDYIVGLQNQVKALQDELEDPADGAGAPDVLLDHPPPASLVGLENDESPPTSHQHPLAGTKRARAAAEEEEEEKGNDMEPQVEVRQVEANEFFLQMLCERRPGRFVQIMDSIADLGLEVTNVNVTSHESLVLNVFRAARRDNEVAVQADRLRDSLLEVMREPYGVWSSSAPPVGMSGSGIADVKHDSVDMKLDGIIDGQAAPSVAVGVSEDHYGGYNHLLQYLA; via the exons ATGACATCGGCCGGCGATCCGATCTCTATCCTGATTCCTGACACACAAGCACGGCCACGGAACCCTCGCGCATGCATGCTGCCTGCTGACGCTTACCTTCGTTTCGttttcatggctgctgctgcttATTGCTGCGAGTGCGATGTGCAGGCGGCAGCGGGCACAGTCCTCCAGTCCTCGGGTGAGGCGATCGTCGCCGGCGCCATGGGAGGGGgagtccaccaccaccacccgtgCGTGGCTGCTGATGGAGATGGGGCCGGGGCCGGGCCCGGGCCGGCCAGCGTGGAGGCCGCGTTGAGGCCTCTTGTCGGCGTCGACGCCTGGGACTACTGCGTCTACTGGAGGCTGTCTCCTGATCAGAG GTTCTTGGAGATGGCTGGGTTCTGCTGCAGCAGTCAGTTCGAGGCACAGCTTCCAGCGCTGGGCGACCTGCCTCCATCAATCCAGCTCGACTCCTCGTCTGCAGG GATGCACGCCGAGGCAATGGTGTCCAACCAGCCGATCTGGCAGAGCAGCCGCGTGCCAGAGCTCCAAACAGGTTACTCCAGT GGCATGGTGCAGGAGCCCGGGTCCAGCGGCGGCCCGAGGACGCGGCTGCTGGTGCCCGTCGCCGGCGGCCTCGTCGAGCTCTTCGCGGCGAGATAC atggcggaGGAGGAGCAGATGGCGGAGCTGGTGATGGCGCAGTGCGGGGTGCCGAGCGGCGGTGAGGGGGGCGCGTGGCCGCCGGGATTCGCGTGGGACGGCGGCGCCTCGGACGCGTCGCGTGGGATGTACGGCGATGCGGTGCCGCCGTCGCTCAGCCTGTTCGACGCCGCCGGCAGCGTCGCGGCGGACCCGTTCCAGGCGGTGCAGCAGGCGCCGGGCGCCGGTGGTGGTGGGGTGGACGACGTCGCCGGGTGGCAGTATGCTGCTGCGGCTGGGAGCGAGCTGGAGGCGGTGCAGCTGCAGCAGGAGCAGCAGCCGCGCGATGCGGACTCGGGGTCCGAGGTCAGCGACATGCAGGGGGACCCAGAggacgacggcgacggcgacgcgcAGGGGCGtggcggcggcaagggcggcgGGAAGCGGCAGCAGTGCAAGAACCTCGAGGCGGAGCGGAAGCGGCGGAAGAAGCTCAACGAGCGGCTCTACAAGCTCAGGTCGCTCGTCCCGAACATCTCCAAG ATGGACCGCGCGGCGATCCTCGGGGACGCCATCGACTACATCGTGGGCCTGCAGAACCAGGTGAAGGCGCTGCAGGACGAGCTGGAGGACCCGgcggacggcgccggcgcccccgaCGTCCTCCTGGACCACCCGCCGCCGGCGAGCCTGGTGGGGCTGGAGAACGACGAGTCGCCGCCCACGAGCCACCAGCACCCGCTCGCCGGGACCAAGAGGGCCCGtgcggcggcggaggaggaggaggaggagaagggGAATGACATGGAGCCGCAGGTGGAGGTGCGGCAGGTGGAGGCCAACGAGTTCTTCCTGCAGATGCTGTGCGAGCGCCGGCCCGGGCGCTTCGTCCAGATCATGGACTCCATCGCCGACCTGGGACTGGAGGTCACCAACGTCAACGTCACCTCCCACGAGAGCCTCGTCCTCAACGTCTTCCGCGCCGCC AGGCGGGACAATGAGGTGGCAGTGCAGGCGGACAGACTGAGGGACTCGCTGCTGGAGGTGATGCGGGAGCCGTACGGCGTATGGTCGTCGTCGGCGCCGCCCGTGGGGATGAGCGGCAGCGGCATCGCCGACGTGAAGCATGACAGCGTGGACATGAAGCTCGATGGCATCATCGACGGGCAGGCGGCACCGAGCGTCGCAGTGGGGGTTTCAGAGGATCACTACGGCGGCTACAACCATCTCCTCCAATACCTCGCTTGA
- the LOC100274330 gene encoding Transcription factor TDR isoform 2 (isoform 2 is encoded by transcript variant 2): protein MSSDVNCDDIRDAERAHEQAAAGTVLQSSGEAIVAGAMGGGVHHHHPCVAADGDGAGAGPGPASVEAALRPLVGVDAWDYCVYWRLSPDQRFLEMAGFCCSSQFEAQLPALGDLPPSIQLDSSSAGMHAEAMVSNQPIWQSSRVPELQTGYSSGMVQEPGSSGGPRTRLLVPVAGGLVELFAARYMAEEEQMAELVMAQCGVPSGGEGGAWPPGFAWDGGASDASRGMYGDAVPPSLSLFDAAGSVAADPFQAVQQAPGAGGGGVDDVAGWQYAAAAGSELEAVQLQQEQQPRDADSGSEVSDMQGDPEDDGDGDAQGRGGGKGGGKRQQCKNLEAERKRRKKLNERLYKLRSLVPNISKMDRAAILGDAIDYIVGLQNQVKALQDELEDPADGAGAPDVLLDHPPPASLVGLENDESPPTSHQHPLAGTKRARAAAEEEEEEKGNDMEPQVEVRQVEANEFFLQMLCERRPGRFVQIMDSIADLGLEVTNVNVTSHESLVLNVFRAARRDNEVAVQADRLRDSLLEVMREPYGVWSSSAPPVGMSGSGIADVKHDSVDMKLDGIIDGQAAPSVAVGVSEDHYGGYNHLLQYLA from the exons ATGAGCAGTGATGTGAATTGCGATGATATACGTGACGCCGAGAGAGCACATGAACAG GCGGCAGCGGGCACAGTCCTCCAGTCCTCGGGTGAGGCGATCGTCGCCGGCGCCATGGGAGGGGgagtccaccaccaccacccgtgCGTGGCTGCTGATGGAGATGGGGCCGGGGCCGGGCCCGGGCCGGCCAGCGTGGAGGCCGCGTTGAGGCCTCTTGTCGGCGTCGACGCCTGGGACTACTGCGTCTACTGGAGGCTGTCTCCTGATCAGAG GTTCTTGGAGATGGCTGGGTTCTGCTGCAGCAGTCAGTTCGAGGCACAGCTTCCAGCGCTGGGCGACCTGCCTCCATCAATCCAGCTCGACTCCTCGTCTGCAGG GATGCACGCCGAGGCAATGGTGTCCAACCAGCCGATCTGGCAGAGCAGCCGCGTGCCAGAGCTCCAAACAGGTTACTCCAGT GGCATGGTGCAGGAGCCCGGGTCCAGCGGCGGCCCGAGGACGCGGCTGCTGGTGCCCGTCGCCGGCGGCCTCGTCGAGCTCTTCGCGGCGAGATAC atggcggaGGAGGAGCAGATGGCGGAGCTGGTGATGGCGCAGTGCGGGGTGCCGAGCGGCGGTGAGGGGGGCGCGTGGCCGCCGGGATTCGCGTGGGACGGCGGCGCCTCGGACGCGTCGCGTGGGATGTACGGCGATGCGGTGCCGCCGTCGCTCAGCCTGTTCGACGCCGCCGGCAGCGTCGCGGCGGACCCGTTCCAGGCGGTGCAGCAGGCGCCGGGCGCCGGTGGTGGTGGGGTGGACGACGTCGCCGGGTGGCAGTATGCTGCTGCGGCTGGGAGCGAGCTGGAGGCGGTGCAGCTGCAGCAGGAGCAGCAGCCGCGCGATGCGGACTCGGGGTCCGAGGTCAGCGACATGCAGGGGGACCCAGAggacgacggcgacggcgacgcgcAGGGGCGtggcggcggcaagggcggcgGGAAGCGGCAGCAGTGCAAGAACCTCGAGGCGGAGCGGAAGCGGCGGAAGAAGCTCAACGAGCGGCTCTACAAGCTCAGGTCGCTCGTCCCGAACATCTCCAAG ATGGACCGCGCGGCGATCCTCGGGGACGCCATCGACTACATCGTGGGCCTGCAGAACCAGGTGAAGGCGCTGCAGGACGAGCTGGAGGACCCGgcggacggcgccggcgcccccgaCGTCCTCCTGGACCACCCGCCGCCGGCGAGCCTGGTGGGGCTGGAGAACGACGAGTCGCCGCCCACGAGCCACCAGCACCCGCTCGCCGGGACCAAGAGGGCCCGtgcggcggcggaggaggaggaggaggagaagggGAATGACATGGAGCCGCAGGTGGAGGTGCGGCAGGTGGAGGCCAACGAGTTCTTCCTGCAGATGCTGTGCGAGCGCCGGCCCGGGCGCTTCGTCCAGATCATGGACTCCATCGCCGACCTGGGACTGGAGGTCACCAACGTCAACGTCACCTCCCACGAGAGCCTCGTCCTCAACGTCTTCCGCGCCGCC AGGCGGGACAATGAGGTGGCAGTGCAGGCGGACAGACTGAGGGACTCGCTGCTGGAGGTGATGCGGGAGCCGTACGGCGTATGGTCGTCGTCGGCGCCGCCCGTGGGGATGAGCGGCAGCGGCATCGCCGACGTGAAGCATGACAGCGTGGACATGAAGCTCGATGGCATCATCGACGGGCAGGCGGCACCGAGCGTCGCAGTGGGGGTTTCAGAGGATCACTACGGCGGCTACAACCATCTCCTCCAATACCTCGCTTGA
- the LOC100274330 gene encoding Transcription factor TDR isoform 1 (isoform 1 is encoded by transcript variant 1), which translates to MGGGVHHHHPCVAADGDGAGAGPGPASVEAALRPLVGVDAWDYCVYWRLSPDQRFLEMAGFCCSSQFEAQLPALGDLPPSIQLDSSSAGMHAEAMVSNQPIWQSSRVPELQTGYSSGMVQEPGSSGGPRTRLLVPVAGGLVELFAARYMAEEEQMAELVMAQCGVPSGGEGGAWPPGFAWDGGASDASRGMYGDAVPPSLSLFDAAGSVAADPFQAVQQAPGAGGGGVDDVAGWQYAAAAGSELEAVQLQQEQQPRDADSGSEVSDMQGDPEDDGDGDAQGRGGGKGGGKRQQCKNLEAERKRRKKLNERLYKLRSLVPNISKMDRAAILGDAIDYIVGLQNQVKALQDELEDPADGAGAPDVLLDHPPPASLVGLENDESPPTSHQHPLAGTKRARAAAEEEEEEKGNDMEPQVEVRQVEANEFFLQMLCERRPGRFVQIMDSIADLGLEVTNVNVTSHESLVLNVFRAARRDNEVAVQADRLRDSLLEVMREPYGVWSSSAPPVGMSGSGIADVKHDSVDMKLDGIIDGQAAPSVAVGVSEDHYGGYNHLLQYLA; encoded by the exons ATGGGAGGGGgagtccaccaccaccacccgtgCGTGGCTGCTGATGGAGATGGGGCCGGGGCCGGGCCCGGGCCGGCCAGCGTGGAGGCCGCGTTGAGGCCTCTTGTCGGCGTCGACGCCTGGGACTACTGCGTCTACTGGAGGCTGTCTCCTGATCAGAG GTTCTTGGAGATGGCTGGGTTCTGCTGCAGCAGTCAGTTCGAGGCACAGCTTCCAGCGCTGGGCGACCTGCCTCCATCAATCCAGCTCGACTCCTCGTCTGCAGG GATGCACGCCGAGGCAATGGTGTCCAACCAGCCGATCTGGCAGAGCAGCCGCGTGCCAGAGCTCCAAACAGGTTACTCCAGT GGCATGGTGCAGGAGCCCGGGTCCAGCGGCGGCCCGAGGACGCGGCTGCTGGTGCCCGTCGCCGGCGGCCTCGTCGAGCTCTTCGCGGCGAGATAC atggcggaGGAGGAGCAGATGGCGGAGCTGGTGATGGCGCAGTGCGGGGTGCCGAGCGGCGGTGAGGGGGGCGCGTGGCCGCCGGGATTCGCGTGGGACGGCGGCGCCTCGGACGCGTCGCGTGGGATGTACGGCGATGCGGTGCCGCCGTCGCTCAGCCTGTTCGACGCCGCCGGCAGCGTCGCGGCGGACCCGTTCCAGGCGGTGCAGCAGGCGCCGGGCGCCGGTGGTGGTGGGGTGGACGACGTCGCCGGGTGGCAGTATGCTGCTGCGGCTGGGAGCGAGCTGGAGGCGGTGCAGCTGCAGCAGGAGCAGCAGCCGCGCGATGCGGACTCGGGGTCCGAGGTCAGCGACATGCAGGGGGACCCAGAggacgacggcgacggcgacgcgcAGGGGCGtggcggcggcaagggcggcgGGAAGCGGCAGCAGTGCAAGAACCTCGAGGCGGAGCGGAAGCGGCGGAAGAAGCTCAACGAGCGGCTCTACAAGCTCAGGTCGCTCGTCCCGAACATCTCCAAG ATGGACCGCGCGGCGATCCTCGGGGACGCCATCGACTACATCGTGGGCCTGCAGAACCAGGTGAAGGCGCTGCAGGACGAGCTGGAGGACCCGgcggacggcgccggcgcccccgaCGTCCTCCTGGACCACCCGCCGCCGGCGAGCCTGGTGGGGCTGGAGAACGACGAGTCGCCGCCCACGAGCCACCAGCACCCGCTCGCCGGGACCAAGAGGGCCCGtgcggcggcggaggaggaggaggaggagaagggGAATGACATGGAGCCGCAGGTGGAGGTGCGGCAGGTGGAGGCCAACGAGTTCTTCCTGCAGATGCTGTGCGAGCGCCGGCCCGGGCGCTTCGTCCAGATCATGGACTCCATCGCCGACCTGGGACTGGAGGTCACCAACGTCAACGTCACCTCCCACGAGAGCCTCGTCCTCAACGTCTTCCGCGCCGCC AGGCGGGACAATGAGGTGGCAGTGCAGGCGGACAGACTGAGGGACTCGCTGCTGGAGGTGATGCGGGAGCCGTACGGCGTATGGTCGTCGTCGGCGCCGCCCGTGGGGATGAGCGGCAGCGGCATCGCCGACGTGAAGCATGACAGCGTGGACATGAAGCTCGATGGCATCATCGACGGGCAGGCGGCACCGAGCGTCGCAGTGGGGGTTTCAGAGGATCACTACGGCGGCTACAACCATCTCCTCCAATACCTCGCTTGA